One part of the Macaca mulatta isolate MMU2019108-1 chromosome 6, T2T-MMU8v2.0, whole genome shotgun sequence genome encodes these proteins:
- the HNRNPAB gene encoding heterogeneous nuclear ribonucleoprotein A/B, which translates to MSEAGEEQPMETTGATENGHEAAPEGESPAGAGTGATAGAGGATAAPPSGNQNGAEGDQINASKNEEDAGKMFVGGLSWDTSKKDLKDYFTKFGEVVDCTIKMDPNTGRSRGFGFILFKDAASVEKVLDQKEHRLDGRVIDPKKAMAMKKDPVKKIFVGGLNPEATEEKIREYFGEFGEIEAIELPMDPKLNKRRGFVFITFKEEEPVKKVLEKKFHTISGSKCEIKVAQPKEVYQQQQYGSGGRGNRNRGNRGSGGGGGGGGQSQSWNQGYGNYWNQGYGYQQGYGPGYGGYDYSPYGYYGYGPGYDYSQGSTNYGKSQRRGGHQNNYKPY; encoded by the exons ATGTCGGAAGCGGGCGAGGAGCAGCCCATGGAGACGACGGGCGCCACCGAGAACGGACATGAGGCCGCCCCTGAAGGCGAGTCCCCGGCCGGGGCTGGCACGGGCGCCACGGCGGGGGCTGGAGGCGCGACCGCGGCGCCCCCGAGCGGGAATCAGAACGGCGCCGAGGGCGACCAGATCAACGCCAGCAAGAACGAGGAGGACGCGGG AAAAATGTTCGTTGGTGGCCTGAGCTGGGATACTagcaaaaaagatttaaaagactATTTTACTAAATTTGGAGAGGTCGTTGACTGTACAATAAAAATGGATCCCAACACTGGACGGTCAAGAGGGTTTGGGTTTATCCTGTTCAAAGACGCAGCCAGTGTGGAGAAG GTCCTAGACCAGAAGGAGCACAGGCTGGATGGCCGTGTCATTGACCCTAAAAAGGCCATGGCTATGAAGAAGGACCCAGTGAAGAAAATCTTCGTTGGGGGTCTGAATCCTGAAGCCACTGAGGAAAAGATCAGGGAGTACTTTGGCGAGTTTGGGGAG ATTGAGGCCATTGAACTTCCAATGGATCCAAAGTTGAACAAAAGACGAGGTTTTGTGTTTATCACCTTTAAAGAAGAAGAACCTGTGAAGAAGGTTCTGGAGAAAAAGTTCCATACTATCAGTGGAAGCAAG TGTGAGATCAAGGTGGCCCAGCCCAAAGAAGTCTATCAGCAGCAGCAGTATGGCTCTGGGGGCCGTGGAAACCGCAACCGAGGGAACCGAGGCAGCGGAGGTggcggtggaggtggag GTCAGAGTCAGAGTTGGAATCAGGGCTACGGCAACTACTGGAACCAGGGCTACGGCTACCAGCAGGGCTACGGGCCTGGCTATGGCGGCTACGACTACTCGCCCTATGGCTATTACGGCTACGGCCCCGGCTACGACTACA GTCAGGGTAGTACAAACTACGGCAAGAGCCAGCGACGTGGTGGCCATCAGAATAACTACAAGCCATACTGA
- the HNRNPAB gene encoding heterogeneous nuclear ribonucleoprotein A/B isoform X2, whose protein sequence is MNFQLKMFVGGLSWDTSKKDLKDYFTKFGEVVDCTIKMDPNTGRSRGFGFILFKDAASVEKVLDQKEHRLDGRVIDPKKAMAMKKDPVKKIFVGGLNPEATEEKIREYFGEFGEIEAIELPMDPKLNKRRGFVFITFKEEEPVKKVLEKKFHTISGSKCEIKVAQPKEVYQQQQYGSGGRGNRNRGNRGSGGGGGGGGQSQSWNQGYGNYWNQGYGYQQGYGPGYGGYDYSPYGYYGYGPGYDYSQGSTNYGKSQRRGGHQNNYKPY, encoded by the exons ATGAATTTCCAGTT AAAAATGTTCGTTGGTGGCCTGAGCTGGGATACTagcaaaaaagatttaaaagactATTTTACTAAATTTGGAGAGGTCGTTGACTGTACAATAAAAATGGATCCCAACACTGGACGGTCAAGAGGGTTTGGGTTTATCCTGTTCAAAGACGCAGCCAGTGTGGAGAAG GTCCTAGACCAGAAGGAGCACAGGCTGGATGGCCGTGTCATTGACCCTAAAAAGGCCATGGCTATGAAGAAGGACCCAGTGAAGAAAATCTTCGTTGGGGGTCTGAATCCTGAAGCCACTGAGGAAAAGATCAGGGAGTACTTTGGCGAGTTTGGGGAG ATTGAGGCCATTGAACTTCCAATGGATCCAAAGTTGAACAAAAGACGAGGTTTTGTGTTTATCACCTTTAAAGAAGAAGAACCTGTGAAGAAGGTTCTGGAGAAAAAGTTCCATACTATCAGTGGAAGCAAG TGTGAGATCAAGGTGGCCCAGCCCAAAGAAGTCTATCAGCAGCAGCAGTATGGCTCTGGGGGCCGTGGAAACCGCAACCGAGGGAACCGAGGCAGCGGAGGTggcggtggaggtggag GTCAGAGTCAGAGTTGGAATCAGGGCTACGGCAACTACTGGAACCAGGGCTACGGCTACCAGCAGGGCTACGGGCCTGGCTATGGCGGCTACGACTACTCGCCCTATGGCTATTACGGCTACGGCCCCGGCTACGACTACA GTCAGGGTAGTACAAACTACGGCAAGAGCCAGCGACGTGGTGGCCATCAGAATAACTACAAGCCATACTGA
- the HNRNPAB gene encoding heterogeneous nuclear ribonucleoprotein A/B isoform X1, giving the protein MSEAGEEQPMETTGATENGHEAAPEGESPAGAGTGATAGAGGATAAPPSGNQNGAEGDQINASKNEEDAGKMFVGGLSWDTSKKDLKDYFTKFGEVVDCTIKMDPNTGRSRGFGFILFKDAASVEKVLDQKEHRLDGRVIDPKKAMAMKKDPVKKIFVGGLNPEATEEKIREYFGEFGEIEAIELPMDPKLNKRRGFVFITFKEEEPVKKVLEKKFHTISGSKCEIKVAQPKEVYQQQQYGSGGRGNRNRGNRGSGGGGGGGGQGSTNYGKSQRRGGHQNNYKPY; this is encoded by the exons ATGTCGGAAGCGGGCGAGGAGCAGCCCATGGAGACGACGGGCGCCACCGAGAACGGACATGAGGCCGCCCCTGAAGGCGAGTCCCCGGCCGGGGCTGGCACGGGCGCCACGGCGGGGGCTGGAGGCGCGACCGCGGCGCCCCCGAGCGGGAATCAGAACGGCGCCGAGGGCGACCAGATCAACGCCAGCAAGAACGAGGAGGACGCGGG AAAAATGTTCGTTGGTGGCCTGAGCTGGGATACTagcaaaaaagatttaaaagactATTTTACTAAATTTGGAGAGGTCGTTGACTGTACAATAAAAATGGATCCCAACACTGGACGGTCAAGAGGGTTTGGGTTTATCCTGTTCAAAGACGCAGCCAGTGTGGAGAAG GTCCTAGACCAGAAGGAGCACAGGCTGGATGGCCGTGTCATTGACCCTAAAAAGGCCATGGCTATGAAGAAGGACCCAGTGAAGAAAATCTTCGTTGGGGGTCTGAATCCTGAAGCCACTGAGGAAAAGATCAGGGAGTACTTTGGCGAGTTTGGGGAG ATTGAGGCCATTGAACTTCCAATGGATCCAAAGTTGAACAAAAGACGAGGTTTTGTGTTTATCACCTTTAAAGAAGAAGAACCTGTGAAGAAGGTTCTGGAGAAAAAGTTCCATACTATCAGTGGAAGCAAG TGTGAGATCAAGGTGGCCCAGCCCAAAGAAGTCTATCAGCAGCAGCAGTATGGCTCTGGGGGCCGTGGAAACCGCAACCGAGGGAACCGAGGCAGCGGAGGTggcggtggaggtggag GTCAGGGTAGTACAAACTACGGCAAGAGCCAGCGACGTGGTGGCCATCAGAATAACTACAAGCCATACTGA